GGAATGCCGTTCCAAAAATAATAAAAGGAGGCGAACTACGTGGCTAAAAAATCAATGATTGCTAAAAACAAACGCCCTGCAAAATTCTCAACTCAAGCTTATACGCGTTGTGAACGTTGTGGTCGTCCACATTCAGTTTATCGTAAATTTAAACTTTGCCGTATTTGCTTCCGCGAACTTGCCTATAAAGGACAAATTCCCGGCGTGAAGAAAGCAAGCTGGTAAAACGATACTTGCATAAAGGAGGTAATAAGTACAATGGTCATGACAGATCCGATTGCAGATTTTCTAACACGCATTCGTAATGCGAACATGGTTCGCCACGAATCACTAGAATTACCTGCTTCAAGAATAAAAAAAGATATCGCTGATATCCTTAAACGTGAAGGCTTTATTAAAGATGTTGAATACATCGAAGACGACAAACAAAATGTTATCCGTGTATTCTTAAAATATGGTAAAAACAATGAACGTGTTATCACAGGCTTGAAACGTATTTCTAAACCAGGTTTACGTGTTTATGCTAAAACAGGCGAGGTTCCTAAAGTACTTAACGGACTTGGAATTGCTATCGTTTCAACTTCTGAAGGTGTTATCACTGATAAAGAAGCAAGAGCTAAAAACATTGGCGGAGAAATCTTAGCTTACGTTTGGTAATAATTAAGAATATATAAGGAGGTGCATTGCTGTGAGCCGTATTGGTAAAAAAATAATCACTATTCCTGCAGGCGTAACTGTTACTGAAAATGGTAACGAGATTACTGTTAAAGGACCAAAAGGTGAACTAACTCGCTCTTTCAGCCCTGTCATTACAATGCATACCGAAGGCAACGAAATTACTTTTACTCGTCCTAACGACGACAAAGAAAACCGTGCTTTACATGGTACAATGCGCGCTAACCTAAATAATATGGTTATCGGAGTAACTGAAGGATTTGAAAAAGCTTTAGAATTAATTGGGGTTGGGTACCGTGCGCAATTACAAGGTAAAAAACTTGTATTAAACGTTGGTTACTCACATCCAGTTGAGTTTACACCAGAAGAAGGAATCACTGTAGAAGTTCCTTCAAACACTAGTGTAATCATCAAAGGAGCAAACAAAGAACGCGTTGGCGAATTAGCTGCTAACATTCGCGGAGTACGTCCTCCAGAGCCTTATAAAGGTAAAGGAATTCGTTACGTTGGCGAACATGTTCGTCGTAAAGAAGGTAAAACTGGTAAATAATTTAATCGTTTTTCGGTTAAAGTTTATTACCAACTCTGTAACTGCACATTTGTGTGGTTACAACCCTGCTTAATTCAGCCGGTGAAAGCTTGCTGATTTTCGCAGCACTACTATAAAGAGGTGACAATTGTGATTACGAAACCAGATAAAAATAAAATGCGTCAAAAAAGACACGCACGTGTGCGGTCTAAAATCTCTGGTACTGCAGAGTGCCCACGCTTGAACGTTTTCCGTTCGAATAAAAACATCTACGCACAAGTAATTGATGACGTAGCGGGTGTAACGCTAGCAAGTGCATCTACATTAGACAAAGAAGTAAGTGGCGAATCTAAAGTCGACGCAGCAGCAGCTGTGGGAACATTAGTAGCTAAACGCGCCGTAGAAAAAGGCGTTAAAGAAGTAGTCTTTGACCGTGGTGGTTACCTATACCATGGCCGTGTACAAGCTTTAGCTGAAGCTGCACGCGAAAATGGACTAGAATTTTAGGAAAAGGAGGAACACCATTCATGGTTTATATTGATCCATCACATTTGGAATTAGAAGATCGTGTCGTTGCTATCAACCGCGTAACTAAAGTAGTAAAAGGCGGACGTCGTTTACGTTTTGCTGCATTAGTTGTAGTTGGAGATAGAAATGGTCACGTAGGTTTCGGTACTGGTAAAGCTCAAGAAGTACCTGAAGCTATCCGTAAAGCAATTGAAGATGCTAAAAAGAATCTAATTGAAGTACCAATGGTAGAGTCAACGATTCCTCACGAAGTTATCGGACGCTTTGGCGGCGGAAACATCTTAATGAAACCAGCCGTAGCCGGTTCTGGAGTCAGCGCTGGAGGACCTGTTCGTGCAGTCCTTGAGTTAGCAGGTGTTGCTGATATTACAAGTAAATCTCTTGGCTCAAGCACTCCAATTAACATGGT
This Carnobacterium maltaromaticum DSM 20342 DNA region includes the following protein-coding sequences:
- a CDS encoding type Z 30S ribosomal protein S14, translating into MAKKSMIAKNKRPAKFSTQAYTRCERCGRPHSVYRKFKLCRICFRELAYKGQIPGVKKASW
- the rpsH gene encoding 30S ribosomal protein S8 yields the protein MVMTDPIADFLTRIRNANMVRHESLELPASRIKKDIADILKREGFIKDVEYIEDDKQNVIRVFLKYGKNNERVITGLKRISKPGLRVYAKTGEVPKVLNGLGIAIVSTSEGVITDKEARAKNIGGEILAYVW
- the rplF gene encoding 50S ribosomal protein L6; its protein translation is MSRIGKKIITIPAGVTVTENGNEITVKGPKGELTRSFSPVITMHTEGNEITFTRPNDDKENRALHGTMRANLNNMVIGVTEGFEKALELIGVGYRAQLQGKKLVLNVGYSHPVEFTPEEGITVEVPSNTSVIIKGANKERVGELAANIRGVRPPEPYKGKGIRYVGEHVRRKEGKTGK
- the rplR gene encoding 50S ribosomal protein L18 codes for the protein MTIVITKPDKNKMRQKRHARVRSKISGTAECPRLNVFRSNKNIYAQVIDDVAGVTLASASTLDKEVSGESKVDAAAAVGTLVAKRAVEKGVKEVVFDRGGYLYHGRVQALAEAARENGLEF
- the rpsE gene encoding 30S ribosomal protein S5; its protein translation is MVYIDPSHLELEDRVVAINRVTKVVKGGRRLRFAALVVVGDRNGHVGFGTGKAQEVPEAIRKAIEDAKKNLIEVPMVESTIPHEVIGRFGGGNILMKPAVAGSGVSAGGPVRAVLELAGVADITSKSLGSSTPINMVRATVQGLTQLKRVEEVAKLRGKSVEEILG